From Natronocella acetinitrilica:
CTCCTGACCGGCGTCGCTGATTCTGGCCGAACCGGACGCGAACAGAATATTTTCCGGCAGCTTGATGACCGTGGTCCCGTCTTCCAGACGAGACACCAGAGACTCCCGCTCATTGCTCAATGATTGCAGCTGCCGCTGCAGCTGATCCATCGCGGCAGTCTCCATGGACAGTCGCCCCTCGAGATCGGCAATGGTCTGACTGTAGTCTTCGTTTCTCGCCTGCTGCAGGGCAAGTTGCTCCCGGGTCCGGCGGTAGCGCTCTTCCACGGAGAGTCGCTCCTCGGCCAGCTCCGAAAGCCGCGCGTCACGAGCAGCAAGCTCAGCCCGGGCCGCGGCCAGCTCTTCCCGGGTTGTCGCCAGCGTGGCTTCCAGGTCCACCAGCCGCTGACCATGCTCGCGATTGTCGGCTTCGGCCTCGGCAGCCCGCTGCGAGAGCCGCTCGCGGTCCGCGGTTGCTGCGGCGAGTTCCCTGTCCAGCGCTTCGATGATCTCCTCGGCGGCATCTGCGCGAGCGACGCTTGCCGCGAGGATGTCTTCGTAGATCTGGATGTTGCGATCGCGCTCGTCGGTGGCCTCATCAAGACGCGCCTGCAAGGCGCTCAGTTGCGCGTGCGCTTCATTGCGCTCCGTAGTCATGTTCTGAAGGCTCGCGCGGGTCTCCAGCAGTTCGGCTTCAGCATCCGCCAGCTGCTTGTCCATGTCCTCGAGTTCTTCAAGCAACTGCTGGTTCCAGACCTCGACTTCGGACAGTCGGGCCGTCAGTTCATGACGTCCATCACCCACTTCGTCCAGGCGCTCCCGCATCTCGGCGGCTTCGGCCTCCGCGGCAGCACGACGCGTTTCACTGGCGTGCAGCTGTTCGTTGAGGGCGTCTCGCTGCGCACGCAGCCTGCGCACATCGTCATTGAGTTGTTCGGCTTCGAGGCTCGCTGTCCGGGTCGCCTCGTCCAGCAGCCCCCCGGACACGTTGAGCAGATGGTAGAGATACACCGTGAGTGCGACCGCAATGGCGAGGAGAATCGCCAGAAGGAGGGAAATCGATCCTCGCTGCTTCATCAGGTCCACCTCTCGTCCTTATTATTGATCGGTCACATTCTCATGGCTAAACAAAGCACGTCCGGGCGCGCTGGTCCAGCAACCGCCGAGATGCTCCTGAAGGGGCGCGCAACTCTGCCATCTTCATCTGAAACGGCATCGACTATTCAATTGACGCTCAACAAGGTAACTTCGTCGAAGCGCCGGGTGGAGCGGCGGCACGGGGAAAGCGTCACATGGAGCACAATGTCCGGGCCGAAGGAGCCGAGGCGACGCAAGCCGAGAGGGTCAACCGTCCGGTCTGCGTAATCGACAACGACGCCGGCATGGCAGCTAATCTGGCGGGTGAACTTCGCCTGCATGGCTTTCGCACACGCCACTTCACGAGTCTGGATCTACTCATCAACTTCCTGGCCACGGGCCAGGCCGCTGCGTTACTCATTGACGCCACCACCCTGGATGATCCGACATACCCAGCGGTGAGGGACCGCCTGGTGGCCACCAGGACACCAATCATGGTCATGGATGAAAGCGACAGCATGGATCACCGCCTACGGGCTGTCAGCGCAGGCGGCACAGACTTCCTCCAGCGCCCCTTCAGCCTTGCGGTACTCGCGCACCTTCTGCGCTCCCGCCTGACTGTCTCGAGCCGCCCTGAGGGTACGACGGTCCTGCTCATTGATACCTCCGGCACGCTGGTACAGTGCGCCGCCATGCTGCAGGAAGCCGGACAAGCGCTGCACGCCGTAACCGACGCCGACGCAGCGCTGCAGTATCTGAAGAGCCAGCGCCCGGGCCTGCTGCTGGTGGACGGCGACAGCACGCATCCCACAGCGGGGGAGCTCTTGCTCGCCCTGCGCCAGTATCCGGGTGCCTATGGCATTCCCGCATTGGTACTCACCAGGGGCGACAAGCGCCGCTTCGACGACCTGGCGTCCGCGGCTGGTATCGAAGGCGTGGTCGGCCTTCCCGTGGCGTCTCGCGACCTGCTCGGCATAGTTGGCGCGCGCATGCGCCGCGCCGCCAGCTTGCAGGAAAGCTGGCGCTATCTGGCGCGCCGCGATCCGGTTACCGGCCTGGCCAGCGAGGGCCACTTCCGCGAGGAACTGCGCCAGGCGGTCGCCATCGCCCGGGAAGGTGCCCAGCGGGCCACATTGCTTCATCTCGAGGGGCATTCCGGGCAGGAGGTCTCGAACCGAACCATGACCCTGGCGGTTGCGCGGGTCCTGCAACGCCATATTCCGCCTCCTGGCCTGTGCGCCGCACTCTCTGAAAACGCGTTCGCGGCGATCATCTACAGTCGGGACGAGACCACACTTGAGTCGATCAAGCGGGAACTGGTGGCTGACCTGGCAGCGGCGCGGCCGTTGGCAGGACGCCCCTGCCCGCCAATCGATGCACGCATTGGGACAACCCTGCTGGGCCAGGGTATCGGCAGCGTCGCCGACGCACTTTCCCGGGCCCGGGAAAGTGCCCGCATTGCAACTGGCACGGCTGACGAGGTAGTGCAGACAGCGCGTGCGTCGGCGGATGACTCGCCCGCGGCCCTGGATCCGGCATGGCAGGCAGAGCTGACCTCGGCGGTGGCAGAAGGACGCTTTCGCCTGGTCTACCAGCCAATCGCCAGCCTCACCGGGCAACCCACTGCCCTCTACGAAGTGTTCGTCCGCATGCTGGACGCGGAGCAGAATGACATTCTGCCCCAGGAGTTCCTGCCGGCGGCGAAACGCCTGGGCTTCGCACGGCACATAGACCGGTGGGTAGTGGGTCGTGCGATGGAGGTGCTCCAGGAGCAGCGCCATCGACGAGAACAGCCGGTGCTGTTCATCAAGCTGTTTCCGGAGACGGTGGAAACGCCAAGCTTCGTGGCCTGGCTCGCGGATCGACTACGCCGGATGGATGTGGACCCGAAGCGGCTGGTTTTCCAACTCACCCAGCGCAGCGCGGCCCGACAACTGACCGAGGCCCGCTCACTGATCAGGTCGCTACGGGAACTCGGTTGTGGCCTCGCCCTTGAACACTACCGCATGGATGGGGAGAGCGAACCGTTGCTCGGCAAGCTGGAGGCGGACTACGTGAAGCTGTCCGCCGAGTTGAGTCGGGGCATCATGCAGGATCGGGCGCTGCAACAGGAAGTGCAAAGCATTACAGGAGAAGCCCGCGCCCATGGCGCTCGCCCCATTGCCGCCCTGGTGCAGGATGCCGCCAGTCTGTCGTCACTCTGGGCCGCCGGCGTGGAATACATACAAGGCTACTTCATGCAGGAACCCGTCGATGTCTTCGGCGCGGAAGAGTTGCAGGAACATGAGTGAACAGGCCGAACGACGGATGAGCATCGAACGCCCCTTCCCCGGTGGCGACGACAACGGGCTCACCATGGAGGTGGTGAGCGCCCTGTTCCCGATCTTCGAGCAGGCCAGCGCCGGCGCCATCGCCGTCGATGATCAGGCGCGCATCACCTGGATCAACGGCAGCTACTGCGAGCTACTGGGCGTCAAGGATCCGGCAACAGTCATTGGCAAGCACGTTACCGAGGTGATCCCACCAAGCCGTATGCCCGAAGTGGTGCGCAACGGGCAGCCCATCCTGCTCGACATCATGGAGTACCGGAACCAGCAACTGGTGGTAATGCGCCTGCCCGTGTTCGATACCGAGGAACGGGTCATCGGTGCGGTGGCTTTCGTGCTCTATGACGACGTGCAGCCACTGACCCCGCTGGTGAGCAAGTTCCGCCGCCTGCAGCAGGATCTTGCAGCCGCACGGCGGGCCCTGGCACGCCGTCATGCCCGCTATGAATTATCTGACTTCGTTGGTGCAAGCCCGCAGGCTCTGGAAGCGAAACGGCGCGCCCGCCTGGCCGCAGCGCGCAACACACCGGTATTGCTTCTGGGAGAGACCGGCACCGGCAAGGAAGTTCTCGCCCAGGCCATACACGCTGCCTCCGACCGGTCAGAGCAACCGTTCATTGCGGTTAATGTGGCCGCGGTGCCGGAGAGCCTGCTGGAAGCGGAGTTCTTCGGTGTTGCCCAGGGTGCCTACACCGGGGCGAATCTGGCCCGGGACGGCAAGTTCCAGTTGGCTGATGGCGGGACCCTGTTCCTGGACGAAGTAGGCGACATGCCGCTGCCCTTGCAGGCCAAGCTGTTGCGGGTGCTGCAGGAGGGCGAGGTGGAACCGCTCGGGTCGAACCGGGTGCGGCAGGTGGATGTGCGGGTCATGGCCGCAACCAGCCGGGACCTGGATCACATGGTCGCCAGCGGCGAGTTTCGCTCTGACCTCTACTATCGATTGAATGTACTTCAGATCCGTCTGCCGCCGCTGCGGGAGCGCCTGGTGGATCTCGGGGTGCTTTGCGAGGCCATTCTTGAAGACATCTCCCGCAGGGGCGAACGCCGGACCGAAATCACGGAAGCGGCCATCAGCCTGCTTGCCGGACACCACTGGCCAGGCAACGTCCGTGAACTCCGCAACCTCCTGGAGCAGGCCTTGACCCTGAGCGAGCAGGGTGAACTGCTGGACGCAGACCACCTGCGCGCCCTGTTACCGAGCGAAACCGCGCCGCGCAGACTGCTTGGCGGGGCAACATTGCCGGTGCGACCGCTGCAGGACGTGGTTCAGGATGCTGAGCGGGAGGCGATTCGCGCCGCACTCACTCACGCGAATGGAAACAAGGCCAGGGCGGCGCGATTGCTTGGCATTGCGCGGTCTGTTCTATACGAAAAGCTGGAAAAACTGTCCTGAAAACGGGACATATGTCTGTTTTTTCGGACGTATTTTAGCGATTTTCAGGATAAACGTCCTGGAATCCGGACACAGAAGAAACGAAGCTGTTTCTCTCAGTTATTAAAATATTGATTTAAAGAACTTTTCGCGCCATGGCACAGTATCTGCTATATGTCGGACATGCGGCACAAGACCGCCAAAGAAAAAGCAGATGGGAGGAGATCAACATGCCGGTTCCGGCAACCTGGCCTTGTGGCGATCCCTCCAGCTCTGCTTACCGTTTCTGCGGCCATCACGGCCGGAGATTGGTTGTGTCCTGATGGAGCAACCTAACCCCGGCGAAGTCCGGGGCATCTGATGACAAAGTCGACTCTACTGGAGGAGCAACCATGGATCTGAATCCTGGTCTTCAAAAACTGGCCCGCACGGCCGTCGTGGGCACGGCAGCAGCAACACTGCTTGGTGGCACCATTTTCGCGAGTACTGCACTGGCACAGGAGCGCGTGCGCTGGCAGGTACCTATTGCATTCCCGTCTCACCTGGTGGGACTTAGCACCCCCAT
This genomic window contains:
- a CDS encoding sigma-54 interaction domain-containing protein produces the protein MSEQAERRMSIERPFPGGDDNGLTMEVVSALFPIFEQASAGAIAVDDQARITWINGSYCELLGVKDPATVIGKHVTEVIPPSRMPEVVRNGQPILLDIMEYRNQQLVVMRLPVFDTEERVIGAVAFVLYDDVQPLTPLVSKFRRLQQDLAAARRALARRHARYELSDFVGASPQALEAKRRARLAAARNTPVLLLGETGTGKEVLAQAIHAASDRSEQPFIAVNVAAVPESLLEAEFFGVAQGAYTGANLARDGKFQLADGGTLFLDEVGDMPLPLQAKLLRVLQEGEVEPLGSNRVRQVDVRVMAATSRDLDHMVASGEFRSDLYYRLNVLQIRLPPLRERLVDLGVLCEAILEDISRRGERRTEITEAAISLLAGHHWPGNVRELRNLLEQALTLSEQGELLDADHLRALLPSETAPRRLLGGATLPVRPLQDVVQDAEREAIRAALTHANGNKARAARLLGIARSVLYEKLEKLS
- a CDS encoding GGDEF/EAL domain-containing response regulator, which produces MAANLAGELRLHGFRTRHFTSLDLLINFLATGQAAALLIDATTLDDPTYPAVRDRLVATRTPIMVMDESDSMDHRLRAVSAGGTDFLQRPFSLAVLAHLLRSRLTVSSRPEGTTVLLIDTSGTLVQCAAMLQEAGQALHAVTDADAALQYLKSQRPGLLLVDGDSTHPTAGELLLALRQYPGAYGIPALVLTRGDKRRFDDLASAAGIEGVVGLPVASRDLLGIVGARMRRAASLQESWRYLARRDPVTGLASEGHFREELRQAVAIAREGAQRATLLHLEGHSGQEVSNRTMTLAVARVLQRHIPPPGLCAALSENAFAAIIYSRDETTLESIKRELVADLAAARPLAGRPCPPIDARIGTTLLGQGIGSVADALSRARESARIATGTADEVVQTARASADDSPAALDPAWQAELTSAVAEGRFRLVYQPIASLTGQPTALYEVFVRMLDAEQNDILPQEFLPAAKRLGFARHIDRWVVGRAMEVLQEQRHRREQPVLFIKLFPETVETPSFVAWLADRLRRMDVDPKRLVFQLTQRSAARQLTEARSLIRSLRELGCGLALEHYRMDGESEPLLGKLEADYVKLSAELSRGIMQDRALQQEVQSITGEARAHGARPIAALVQDAASLSSLWAAGVEYIQGYFMQEPVDVFGAEELQEHE
- a CDS encoding OmpA family protein — translated: MKQRGSISLLLAILLAIAVALTVYLYHLLNVSGGLLDEATRTASLEAEQLNDDVRRLRAQRDALNEQLHASETRRAAAEAEAAEMRERLDEVGDGRHELTARLSEVEVWNQQLLEELEDMDKQLADAEAELLETRASLQNMTTERNEAHAQLSALQARLDEATDERDRNIQIYEDILAASVARADAAEEIIEALDRELAAATADRERLSQRAAEAEADNREHGQRLVDLEATLATTREELAAARAELAARDARLSELAEERLSVEERYRRTREQLALQQARNEDYSQTIADLEGRLSMETAAMDQLQRQLQSLSNERESLVSRLEDGTTVIKLPENILFASGSARISDAGQETLRFLADALESFTEHLISVQGHSDGQLISPSLQTRYPSNWELSSARASAAVQVLIAAGINPDRLQAVGYADSRPLVEETDADSRRANRRIEVLLYPKQFNTRVLADTELQ